In Lytechinus variegatus isolate NC3 chromosome 13, Lvar_3.0, whole genome shotgun sequence, the DNA window TTCTGTAAAGACTTAATAGCTTAATATGGAGTGTTAATGTAGGGCCTATAATATTAATTAAGCGATGTGTTGTTCAAGTGGGATCTTGGCCTTGTATCATAGTCCTTCTAATTCAAAATATTGCTACCTTGGGAGTGCAGTGGGGGGTTAATGGACaagggtgatggtgatgatcacaACAAACTGATCATAACCAACGATGCTGCACCTGGGACTGGTGAGATGAGTCACAGGGTGCGTTCAAACCCTTTTTCTTTAGCTGTCACAGGGTTCGTTCAaaccattttcatattaaagcGAGAATCGCAACAGTGATTCAGAATGCATTTATGAAATTCTTCCTCACAAGTATGGACCATAAGGTGGTTTCAAGCCgtctcgatcataagaatccctgttaaattacgaggaCTTTTTtgggctaaaaaatacccataaattattcctgcattcacaccgccccgaaacatgcTCTTCGGGATAAATTCCTGAAATtaggagcatgcgcagtatggtctgataagcaggcaaggcgcgagattcaaaaccactagctcagcagccacccacctTGCCCGTGCCTAACTACaagctgggctaaaagttcctgtaaattgctttcacattgccaaaatacctgtgaccttggaaaaatccccacgaaagttcatactatttagtgggtattttctttcagggatattacgcgtaatttgctttcacattaccaatatcacctggtattttctgatcgcgtaaatttcccgatcagaaaatacctggaactgacgaacttctaGGAGCTATCTGAAACAACCTATAGAGATATTCAATACAGATCTTGATGGTTCGACCCGTGAACTGGTGATCAACTGGAGTGTGAACAACTCATTTTCAAGCGAGAAGCAGATCACAAATTATTGAGAtctccattttttaaattaaattcaagCAATTATTTGAAATACTGGTTCATTCTGCAAAATAACATTACAAAACATACCTTTTCTTATAGGGCATAGACCTACATATGCAAGAAAAATTTATATTCAATTCCAAAGTCAGATTTGAGTGTTTGAATTCATTCCAACTCGTGTTCAAATGTAAAACCACCCAAATGTCCACAATCAAGGATAATTCCTTTTGCAAcatagattttttaaataaaaccaACTATAATTTCTTTTGTGCAACCTAATTTTCTTGTAATGCCCAATTACCCCTTATTTGGGGACTAATGCTCAATTTGCAATTGAAtataagatgatttttttttccaatgctTCATTGATGTGTTCTTGAGATTTATGTTTGTTTCAATGCAGGCAACTATTTTAGCTACTGGTTCATAACCCTAATACATAACACCTTTTCTTATGGGGCATATTACATAGAGACTCACATAATATTCCAAACTCAAATTTAAATGTTCCAATTGGATCAAATCAAGGTTCAAATTATGTCAAGTGACTCAAACATGTAAGTTCCACAATGGAGAGTGAGTCTGgtgattaaataaaaataaactacaatatttttttaaactgcagctcaattttcttttatccaATTACCCTTGATTTGCGGACTTAAGCTTGATTTGCAATTGAatattatacccctttcataaacccatcctattagctgcctaagagtaatgcggataattcaataaaaattgcgttcacaaactccgaaaataatctgcactatttttacgagcgcccatcctgaacaagtggaatgcctcaggccgtctcacctgcatcacgcgattcaacatagcagcagtgctgactttgaaaactactataactcgcacaagatgttcagtgatacttggttactcttatttccaccttttatgaactagaccaatacacttcacagagataggatggtaattcaacaaatacaaccaatgtggccaaagttcattgacctcacatgacctttgaccttgatcatgtgacctgaaacttgcacaggatattcaatgatacttgattactcttatgtccaagtttcaaaagtcaaatcaataaacttgcgaagttatgatggtaattcaacagataccccattatggccaaagttcattgacctttgatcttggtcatgtgacctaaaatgcgcacaggatgttcagtgatacttgattactctaatgtccaagttttatgaactagaccaacatacttttaaagttatagtgatggtaattcaacaaatacccccaattcggccaaagttcattgaccctaaatgacctttgatcttgatcatgtgacctaaaacttgcacaggatgttcagtgatacttgattactattatgtccaagtttcatgaatcagatccaaaaactttttaagttttgattgtaattcaacagatacccccaaataggccaaagttcattgaccctaaatgacctttgaccttggtcatgtgacatgaaactcatgcaggatgtttggtgatacttgattaaccttatgtccaagtttaatgaactaggtccatatattttctaagttatgatgacatttcaaaaacttaacctcgggttaagattttgatgttgattccccaaacatggtctaagttcattgaccctaaatgacctttgaccttggtcatgtgacatgaaactctaataggatgttcagtaatacttgattaaccttatggccaagtttcatgaactaggtccatatactttctaagttatgatgtcatttcaaaaacttaacctcaggttaagatttgatgttgacgccaccggaaaagcagcgcctatagtctcactctgctatgcaggtgagacaaaaaggcggataatcgtcatgacaactgcacacgccccctccgatgcggttgtgttggaaaaggatgacttgtgaccgcaccatggcaattatccgcattatttggaaatgcgttcataaagtcaaaatctggtcccgatgccgctattatgcgaataattgcagcatcaaaataatgcggataactctggtcctcctccgattttacgaccaaattatgctgctattagccgcataattgggtttatgaaagggttATAAGTTTCTTTCAATGCTGCAATGGGGGTCTGTGTTTgcattttgaaatatgattGCTTTTATGACCATCCAAAAAACTTCACTTGAACACAGCCAGAGAACCCTTGAATGGGAAAGGAAGTTGATAGATGGCCCATGGATGACTTGGAAATTGGACAACACTTCTCAAGGTCAACTGGTCATGCTTCATCACAACAATCAAGTTGTGACAACTTTGACAAGTTTAGCACATACAGTCTGGCGGGTGTTTAGTTTGATGAAAGTAggggtttttttattattttttttatagaaaattgaTCGCTTCAATTGACGGACAGGTGAATTTTATCCCCCAGACTGGTTTAATAGAAAGGAGCCTCTTTTCAGGAGGTGGAGAATTACCTGCTGAAGCCCAAAAGGGAATATTTCACCTGTGCCTTTCACACTGAGCCACCTTTCACTGCCTTTCATAATTCTTTTCTGCTTGTTTCATTGGAAAGGGGTAAAAAGTTTCCCATGTCTTCATAAGAATAACCAAAAATTTTCTCCTGACAATCACTCATGTATCTATTTCTTAGAAAAACATCACATTAGGAATACGATTGTGGGGAGGTTAGGACTATTAAATGGTAGTCTGTGGCATTAGTTTAAAGACTTTCCATCAGCGCAATTGTCGCCACCGGAGCAAATGACACAGAACTGTCAAGGCAATACAATATACCAGTAAATATATCTACTACATTGTCACTTTACcaagggtatttgaattccagttcatcatGGCTTAGctgtgaaccagaatagcctggtggttaagtcgctgcccggaaagcagtagatggcaggttcgaatcccactggttccaatttattctgacttatgattttcattacagatcgagcatactgatcttaaaacaaataggagtaatgccgaaaatttgtaaacaaatcattttacaaTTGTTTCCCTCTATTATTATTTAGGTATAATGGAGCATGGATTGCTGTCTCTGCAGTCTCTGCTCATCTCTCTGGGTCTGGTAATACTTGGACTAACCCATGGGGAAGGTCTTGGTCCTACAAAGCGCCCCCTCCCAGGGCAGGAGGAGCATGGGACCTGTAGAGAATGCTGCGAGAGGGGGCTACCAGGTCAACAAGGGAACCCGGGTTACCCTGGGGTGCAAGGACCCGCTGGATTACCAGGTAAGACATCCTCAGGCAAGGCTTTTGTAGTTAAGTTTCATTGTTGGAGGCACCAGAATGTGCGCAATTGACAAAGACATCGTTCTAAAATGAGTTTACTGGAAACCTGtttaggaaaccagtttggaagatcgctttgctagcttTCCTACTTTATTACACAAAAGTGGTTCTCAAAATCACTTCaggtaaagcgatcttgttgctatggaaatgctctcagtggggtaGAACGTTttgcgcgaaattcgaaaccgcagcgtaggcattctacacctgccGTATGGAGTAgtgcgctcaaaatgtgcaaagatcgcttcacagagaatggttgtgtcctcacttgtGCTCACACCAGTTTAGCGAGGCGaggcgatcttgaaaactacatcgcgaggtggttttccgaactggtttggaagatcgctttcaAGGCTGCTTCGACCATTCTCACAACgcattaaactagttttaggaatgtagtgagaacggtgtcaaaGATTTGAAGGGTTGATTGATAACACactacagcccccccccccaaaaaacctTTGTCTGGCTGGAGGAGCATTTCATGGAGAGTTTTgtcagtaattttttttctctcagccAGTCAGATTCAGGGATTTCCAGTAGCTTTTAGAATTTGCCAGAAGAAATCACTGTGCAACCTTCATGAACAATTCCTTGAAGATTCCGCTGCCACTAGTCACTCTGAGTCTGAAGGCAACAGGTAAATTACAGTAATTTTCATTGGGTAAAGTAAATTCAAAATCATGTGAGAAATCTTAAAATGTTCTAGATTTTCACTTTGGAATAAGAGTTCAAGgacccatcttacaaagagttacgattgatccaatcaacctccaGTATATGGAAGTCAATCAATAAAATTTGCagtgtcctttgaaaacaaagagagaagcacactgaattttcaagaatactatgaatgtatgaatacatcatatctagaaactATTTTGGACAAActtgtattttagatgttgatgttgttggctttccatagtcatggttgattggatcaattataactctttgttagacgggACTGAGAGCCTTATCTATTACATAGAATTGCAATGGATTTGAACTCATCTCTACAATCATGCCCTTCACATTAGAGATTTAAGCCTACATGGTCAAGGTAGAAAGGGCTTCAAGACAAAGGAAATACAAGAGAAGGATTGAATGTagcaatgaaaattaatttcaataacaTGTCTCCCCAATGAACTTTGCCacacaagatgttgacatgtaTTAGCTGATCTTgagaaaggttttttttcataagttcATAAATAAGTTCATAAATAACATTTCCCTATTGGTGATggacaaaataaatcaaatctatTTAGTGATATGTTGGACCATGCAAGAACTGATCATGTTCAGAATAAATCATGGATATGTTTAgatgaaatcaaaatttatgactTCAGGAGATAAATGGTGAGTGCTTCAATTGGTACACTGTCAACAACATACGtttgattgaaaacaaatagCCAATTGGCCTTCAGTGCTtcccagaaaaaaaactaaCTGTAAATGGTTTCTCCACAATTTTGTAACTTCATATTCAggcatcgcaaatttggtctccaATGTAACACAAGAGTTGTAAGTAAATAGTCATTCACGATGAGGCGCAATCCTCAAACGTTGCAGAGTTATAACCTCTCACCCCCAATATTAGTGTTTATGTATATAAATAGCAAGGAGTTGTGCTGGTAACTCCTTGATAATAGTAACTTGTCCATAAAGACAACATCTTGGTCTCCCTTTGGTGTACACAGACGTGTTCCACTGTATAATAAACAGTCAGGCATTGAATTGTCACCACACTTCaaatcagggttcccagcttttcaagaaaacaaaattccctgatttttccccaATGAAGTTTAAAAACTCCCTGATAATCATTTAAACCCAGTGCCAGTTgcgcatgttttctaagttgttgcagtgaattacttgtaaaaacacaaaaaacaccataaccagtcattcgaTGGATGATGTTTTGATATGTAACAAAATATAAGAGTTTGACTGATTACCGGGCTTTCGACTTTGAGGCCGATCAAAATTCCCCAATTTTTTTCCCCTCCGTTCGAGGCATTTTCCCTTGATTCAAGGTATTTTTATCGAAATcactgatttttccctgactggaaaaaagtaaaataattttcactgatgggctgggaaccctgtttCACCACACTTCAATTTGTATTTTGGTTTCATATGAACACAATGAAGCCATAGAACaaaacttaaagagaaatgccagtagttgcagtaaacgatgatttcatgagaaagtctgtaaaaccaggcttaattgtcagaatatcattgaggatctagaccCGTTACAGTTACGTAAAcagaactttgtgaaatcttgaaatctacgctgaaaaaatgttcacactgaagatcaccaacctaGATAGGCACACgcgggacagtgtattattattgctggaataaagacccgacgaaagtgaccgaatccgtgcttattttgcttatttctcagcaaattacacaatttctcccagaatcctttggcacatattttttattcatacaaacagacacttgggtgatCATtacattagattctgtaaaaagttattttgagatcgttaccaaaactggaatttatctttaatgtggTGTGCACACTGTGCAGAATATTTCAAACCCTTTCTGTTCACAGAATCTGGTATGTTTTTTAAGGCCGCAGAGTTATTTACATAAAACCACAAAATGTGGAACAGCTGTGAAAAGTTGAATGACATTCCAATTATATGAGCCTCATGAAAAGATGTAATATGAATTCTATGCTGTCCTTCAACAGCCTCGGTTTGCTAACTTAGGAGGTTCTGGATTATTAAACACATTCATGATGTAGAGAGACATAGCTTCATAAGACGCGGATGAATCTTCTTCAATCctcaaattggaaataaaaaaatgcaaaaaaactttgatatgcacatttgaaaaatgtaaaagGGCCCCAATGAAAGCTCAGTTGCTTCGCTCCCTTGCTTTctagtttcttttaaaaaaaaatctgcatatcATGCTTCAGAGCTACAGATACAGGCATCAGATCCCTGCTGTTACTGTAGCTATAACTGTATAATGGTATGTAAGGTGCTGGGATGAAGCTGTTTTCACAGGAGGGTGCTGTTTCTAAACAGCTCCACAAAAAAGGGGGCCTGTTTCACCAAAAGGTAGTAGTCTTAAAAGAGAAATGCTaccttgaaaatataaataagatGATTGCATGGAAGGAGAAAGTTAAGAATGATTAAAAATTAGCAATTCACAATGAACGTTGTGATAAGAGGCAGGGATAGATCTCTCattcatgttttcatttataAGGCATTCaatttcaagcacctttttataCTCCCTCAGGATCGAAATAAAACTTGTATACATAaaagagaaatgtcatgaatgaacaaaaaacaaaactttaGAAAAATATCACAATTGAGTCACTTGTTTTAAAGTAGAGTAGTTGACCATAGTCTACCCCttaaaattcacaataaaaCTTTCTAAATATTCGatcaattttgtaaaaaaaaaatcacctacCCCCTTCTAATTTTTGTACTTTTTCCATCACTTTAACTTTGTTGGATTCTCCTTtgattcataaagctgttctcactacgttcctaaaactagtttactggaaactagtttaacgcgtagtgagatcggtcaaagcggtcttggaagcgatcttccaaaccagtttggaaaaccaccttacgatgtagttttcaagatcgctttacctcgttaaactggttttagcgtaagtgaggacacaaccgttcttcgggaagcgatcttcgcacattttgagcgcgctactccacacgacaggtggagaatgcctatgctgcggtttcgaatttcgcgcgaaacgtgtcaccccactgagagcgtttccaacgcaacaagagcgctttacgtgaagtgattttgaaaaccacttttgtgtgatcaagtgagaatgctagcaaagcgatcttccaaagtggtttcctgaatcggtttccagtaaagtagttttaggaacgtagtgagaacagcctcataGATATACCACTACTACAGGTTGTCCTGAAGGTTTTGTGAAATGGGGTTCTGGTTTGAATTAAACTAGTATGAACAAAAGAGGCAATGTCGGGTTTAAAAATCACAACACCTTGCGGTCAATTAGAGGGGGATCGCTTTTCAAGTACACTAGTAATTGAAAACATTCAGGTTACTAATCCAGACTCCTCCTTGTTTTGTTCTTTGTCTATGGTAAAACTCCCCTTGAGAGCTGGTAGTGATGAAAGATGATGTGCTACAACCATGAATACTACTTGTTTCCTTGGAGACAATGAACTTCAAAGGACGAAGATTTGAAAGGGGATAATGAATGGGTGAAGGTTATAAACATAAGAAGGgagagaaggaaaggaaggggagggggtaggAAGGGAATATGGAAGGAAAATCGATCAATTATTAGTTCTTAGCTTGGAACTTGGAGACTGGCAAAATGAAtggtagatacatgtattttgcaatAGGCCCtccttattattatttccaatttaaatttttgaTTTCTTCGCCTGAGCGGTTACTaaaattatataggcctacagtgaACCATAGATTCTTAGAATGTAAAGCAagatcaaatttcatttaagaCTTGTCTGAAGCCCAACTTGCCAGTTGGGGCCAAGTGTCTGCAGTCTATGAATGGATGAAGGAGACATGAGTGTGAagagaagaggaaggagaagatGGAAATGGTAGAAGGAAGGCAAGGAGGGACGAGGAGGGGTAGATGATCGGAAAGTTGTTCTCATTACCtccctaaaactagtttactggaagctAGTTTAGTGCAAagtttaacatgtaatgagaacggtggaAGCAGTCTTCGTAGCTACCTTCCAAACCAATTAGGAAAACCACgttgcgatgtagttttcaagatcgctttgcatCGTTAACCTGGTTTTAACATGAGGAGTCCATTCTTCGGGAAGAGATCTTTACACAGTTTGAGAGCGCTACTTCACACACTATATGTAGAATGTTtacactgctgttttgaattTCGTGCAAAACACGTCACCCCCACAAAGAgcattcccatagcaacaaggtCGCTTTACGTATGGTTTCGGAAACCACTTTTGGCTGATCtaatgggaatgctagcaaagcaatcttcAAAACGGGTTCCCTGAACCGATTTCCAGTAACTAGTTTCAGAAAGTACAATGAGAATGGTGTCTAAAGGGGAGGGGAGGATGGGGAAAAGTtggaagagagagaaggaggaggaggagagggaAAGTGGTGAGTTGAATAGGAAATATTTTATTCCGAACCTCCGGGGATGGGCGATGCCAGGAGGAGAGTTCTTAGAATACCCCTCATGAGATGACTCACTTGTCATCACCGGCTTATGTTTTCAGGTAGCATTGGACGCCCTACGGAAGGAACATGCTCCTATTTTGATAATGCCCGCAGACATGACTGAATCTAGaactttcatatattttcttcatgtttTGAAAACCCCAAAGAAAAGGACCTGGAATGGTTTGAATCCAAGTCTTTAAGTTTTGGTCCTCCTGTGCATTGATAgaacaatgaaaacaaagagTTTGCATGGATTTTGAAACTGTTGCTACAGCTGTCTGAAAGAACTGCCCTGCATGtaaacaattttcattattttcttatgatgtactaatttttcatcttttttattttctatatatctttctttattcttatatcTGTCTTTTAGGGGAAAGGGTGTAACGGGTACATCTAATCATTTTCTGGAATTATTTGTGATTATATACACATATAGGCTTAAATTTGATTCATGCTCCAAACAAAATTAAACAGAGGaatcccctacagaaatttaagcgtgccgcttgctagtaactagcatgcgactagtagggcgctcgcttaataagcgagtgcatacTACCAAACAGTctctgctcgctaaaagatcgcttaactattactctgcacgcatattacacgcttattaagctagagTTTTTTATGGCAGAAGTAttatgcaatgggcccctgatTGGATAATGTGCTCGGTATTTGCCAGCTTCCCATCTAAGACTGGTTTGGTCCACAGATTCCACTCACTATCTTTGTAATCACAAccaactaaaaaaaatagattttacaAGTCTGTacagaaaatgttaatgaatGAGTGGATGCAACCATTTACACTGTACATTTACATTCCTTCAGGTAACCTAGTCTGGTTTTTACATCATGTAGCACTAcatttaattattcataatcataaCCAACTATTTAGAAGTGATTTACAAGTCTGTACTGAAATTGTCAATCAATGACTGAATGCATCTTAACTGAATGACCGATGGTACAATCATTTATCTCTATTCCTTCAGGTAACCATGGGAACAATGGCAACAACGGTCCTCCGGGGGTCCAGGGTCCGAAGGGAGATGCGGGACCAAGAGGCATGGACGGGACCAAAGGGAGCAAGGGAGACCAAGGACCAATAGGACTACCAGGAAAGAGAGGACAGGCAGGAGATCCTGGTATACCCGGAGCCCCCGGGAAGCCCCACGGTGCGGTCAACTCACAGGCACAGGGTCCCAGAGGCCCAAGAGGGCACGCTGGACCAAGGGGCCCGAAAGGGGAACCCGGCGACAGCGGTCGTAACTCCCACAACCTGCGGAGGTGGTCTGCTTTCTCCTTCGGTAGCACCAATGTCATCACCGCATCCACCCACGACGATCGGATCCTCGAGTTCAACCACGAATTCGTGAACATAGGAAACGATTTCGATACGGAAAGGAGCGTCTTCACTTGCCAGATCAACGGAACCTACTACTTTGTCATGCATGCCAACAAATGGTCAAACTCGAGGAATCTTTATATTAAACTGATGAAAAATGGGGAAATGGTTACGGCAATTTATGAGGATGCAGGGTATGATTATTACGATGGGATCAGTAACAGTCTCCTACTGCATCTTAGGCGGGGTGACCGGGTGTGGTTACAACTGCATAGCAACAATGAAGTGTATGGAGGATTGGCAAAAATGACTACATTCTCAGGATGGTTGGTGCGAGAGGATTGATGACAAGGCAATCCGAAGAACAGTAGACCTTGAAACAGTCTTGTGTATTGGAGAACTGGAGAGACAGTATGTAATGGAGACCTTGCGGCAATGGTTCTTTCTAAATTTTCTCAAAACACTTAGGGTTCGGAACAATAACGAAGGTATGAGGCAAGTCTTTCTGCTGGAAGCACACTCAGCATTTCTTTCACtgctggtgggtgtttcatattAAAAGCAGTTCGCAAGTTATGAGTggctttaagaatgactggtaatCCTTTTTTGTGGTAAGGATATTCAGTCGATCttcaagtcgctcttaacttaagaacagatTAAGGAAACACCTCCCTGACCCTAATGAGAAGTAGAGATAAACACATCCTCACTCACctcaaagaaaatatttaaggACAAATATGACTGCTATGcagttattattcatgaatgtCAGACTCAAAGTTAAAATTCTTTCATTTAAATGTTTGTGCCAGCCACTGTCTTGCAGAATCAATACATTTATGGTAAAGTTGATCAGGCAAAATACATGCATAACTTTCTTGTCCAAAACCATAGAAATATCGTCTGTGAATATTATGAAACTCCTGTATCAACCCATAAAGAT includes these proteins:
- the LOC121425904 gene encoding collagen alpha-1(X) chain-like, giving the protein MEHGLLSLQSLLISLGLVILGLTHGEGLGPTKRPLPGQEEHGTCRECCERGLPGQQGNPGYPGVQGPAGLPGNHGNNGNNGPPGVQGPKGDAGPRGMDGTKGSKGDQGPIGLPGKRGQAGDPGIPGAPGKPHGAVNSQAQGPRGPRGHAGPRGPKGEPGDSGRNSHNLRRWSAFSFGSTNVITASTHDDRILEFNHEFVNIGNDFDTERSVFTCQINGTYYFVMHANKWSNSRNLYIKLMKNGEMVTAIYEDAGYDYYDGISNSLLLHLRRGDRVWLQLHSNNEVYGGLAKMTTFSGWLVRED